In Acipenser ruthenus chromosome 15, fAciRut3.2 maternal haplotype, whole genome shotgun sequence, a genomic segment contains:
- the LOC117416545 gene encoding glia maturation factor beta: protein MSESLVVCDVDGDLVEKLRQFRFRKETSNAAIIMKIDKDKQLVILDEEYEDISPDDLKDELPERQPRFIVYSYKYQHDDGRVSYPLCFIFSSPVGCKPEQQMMYAGSKNKLVKTVELTKVFEIRNTEDLTEEWLREKLGFFG from the exons ATG AGTGAATCGTTGGTCGTGTGCGACGTCGACGGAGACTTAGTGGAGAAGTTAAGGCAGTTCCGTTTCCGGAAAGAAACCAGCAACGCTGCCATTATAA TGAAGATTGACAAAGACAAACAGCTGGTCATCTTGGACGAGGAATATGAG GACATTTCTCCAGATGACCTAAAGGATGAGCTTCCAGAAAGACAACCCAG GTTCATTGTTTACAGCTACAAGTACCAGCATGACGATGGCCGTGTTTCCTACCCTCTCTGCTTCATCTTCTCCAGCCCAGTCG gGTGCAAACCTGAACAGCAAATGATGTACGCAGGGAGCAAGAACAAGCTGGTGAAGACTGTGGAGCTGACGAAG gTGTTTGAAATCCGGAACACGGAGGACCTGACCGAGGAGTGGCTGCGTGAGAAACTGGGCTTCTTCGGGTAG